A stretch of the Uranotaenia lowii strain MFRU-FL chromosome 3, ASM2978415v1, whole genome shotgun sequence genome encodes the following:
- the LOC129756842 gene encoding nucleosome assembly protein 1-like 1: MSYVLEFHFAPNQYFKDAVLTKQYFMRCQVDEEEPFSFEGPEIFKCTGCSIQWNPSKNVTIKTIKKQQKHKQRGVVRTLTKTLPNDSFFNFFNPPQVPDDEKNVDDETQMLLASDFEIGHFLRARIIPKAVLYYTGEVMDEDDDGEEEEEEEEEEDEEGEEEEEEGEEEEEEDEGRPPAAKSNRKNRGGKKKEVPAECKQQ; the protein is encoded by the exons ATGAGCTACGTTCTGGAGTTCCACTTTGCACCGAACCAGTACTTCAAGGATGCCGTGCTGACCAAGCAATACTTCATGCGCTGCCAGGTCGATGAGGAGGAACCCTTCAGCTTCGAAG GTCCCGAAATTTTCAAGTGTACCGGCTGCTCGATACAGTGGAACCCAAGCAAGAACGTGACAATCAAGACTATCAAGAAACAACAGAAGCACAAGCAGCGCGGTGTTGTCCGAACGCTGACGAAAACGCTGCCCAACGATTCGTTCTTCAACTTCTTCAACCCGCCGCAGGTGCCAGACGATGAGAAGAACGTGGACGACGAAACCCAGATGTTGTTGGCGTCCGACTTCGAAATTGGACACTTCTTGCGGGCACGTATCATCCCGAAGGCCGTGTTGTACTACACGGGTGAAGTGATGGACGAGGATGACGATGGCGAAGAGGAAGAGGAGGAGGAAGAAGAGGAAGACGAAGAAGGAGAGGAGGAAGAGGAAGAAGGCGAGGAGGAAGAGGAGGAGGACGAAGGACGGCCACCAGCAGCCAAGAGCAACCGAAAAAATCGGGGTGGCAAAAAGAAGGAAGTTCCTGCCGAATGCAAACAACAGTAA